The stretch of DNA ccctctctgtttctctgtcatgAACCCTAACCTTTCCCCTGTTCTCCAGTCACATTAGAGCAGCATGCAGGGAACCTGTTTATGTTCAGTAAGGTGGCCAACGTCATCCTCTTCTTCAGGCTGGACATCAGACTGGGCATCTTCTACTTCTCTCTGTGTATTGGTGAGCTGCTTGTCATACTGCCCTTCATGTCACTGCTGTCAGTCAGTTAATATGCATTATAACTAGTGACCAGAGGAAGTTGGTGTGCTCCTTGTTAAGACAAGACAGTGCTCGCttcagggattgatttgcactttgacTTTACTGGTCGAAACCAACCAGTCTGTCTGTGCTCTGTGAGTGAATTTGACAGcatgggttaggagttagggttagtaccaaATATACATTCTGCAATGTCAAGAATGATTCTGTTTCCTTTCCTGTCCAAGCATTTGTCATGACCTGCAAACCGCCACTCTACATGGGCCCAGAGTACATCAAGTACTTCAGTGAAAAGACCATAGACGTAAGTGGGTTGATCCAAGACTTGAGATGTGACATGACAGCCATGAGTGTGAAGACAAGACGCCATACTGTAGGCTGTCAGCCTAGTGACAATACTATTAGTAGGGAGACACCTGGCTGGGAACCAGACTACTGATACAGTGATTGTGATCTACTTAGGTAATCTGATCTGGTCTAATCCCATTGGACAGGAGGAGCTGAATCATGATACTCGCGTGACGTGGATCGTTGAGTTCTATGCCAACTGGTCTCCCGAGTGCCAGTCCTTCGCCCCCGTCTTTGCCGACCTTTCCCTCAAGTTAGTTTTCTTCCCGTTTCCTCTTTCGCTACATCTCTCCTCTATCTGCGTGACTTCACCCCTCTACTCTTCCTCCAGTGAAACACATCTttctaatgttgttgtgttaacTTAACATGGCTGTCTCTTGTTCTCTTCCTCTGTTATGCAGGTATAACTGTGCAGGACTGCGGTTTGGGAAGATAGACGCTGGCCGGTACGGAGAGGTGGCTCAGAGGTAAGACTTTCCCTCTGACGTTGGTAGTGTCTCTTACAAACTACATTTTCACCAgaatgcaaaaaaaaataattTACATTGACATGCAGTCTACAGTCTTAGTTTGTCTATAAGTCAGATGAGAAGGGAGCACCTATTTCTATAGTCTGACACTTTTTCTGCCCTTCTCTGCAGGTACAAGGTCAGCACCTCCCCTCTGGCCAAGCAGCTCCCCTCATTGGTGCTTTTCCAGTCAGGGCGGGAGGTCATGAGACGTCCAATGGTGGACAATAAGTGTCGAGCAGTGTCCTGGACTTTCAGcgaggtgtgtgttgtgtggggaTCACTAATCTGTGCGTGCGCCATACTTTTTGAAGTGTGTGAATGGCTTTGGGTCCCCACTCACACACCCGTTTGTCTCATTCTTTTCTAGGAGAACATAATCCGCGAGTTCAACCTGAACGAGCTCTTCGAGGCGTCAAAGAAGATAAAGAAGGGTCGTGGCGAGGACAACCCCTTACCACCAGAGGGCAGCGAAGAGCCTCAACCTGAACCTGACACCCCAGCAGAGAGCAAGAAAGACCAGTAGCGACAAAGGGAGAACAGGGACTGGATTCCACTACCAGTCGTACACACAGTTCACTGCTAGTCATATAATCTGCCTGTGTCTGTTATATCACTGTTGTATTATCAGATTACCAGTATTCAAGTTAATTCTAGACTTGGGTCAGAATGATTCATCTAAAACGGAAACATCTAACCATCCTAATTATTGATGCCttaaaaaggtccaatgcagcagtTCAATAGATTACGATTATTCTGCGCAACAATTAAGTACCTAAATTGTGATCAATTTAAAACaaaatggtaaaaaataaacaaatagcaatttctcaagcaagaattttgctaagaCTTTCTGGGAGTGGTTTGAGTGGGGAAGGGAAAACTAGTTATTTGTAGAGGTTTGGAACTAATTTACCACATGATGTCATCATGGAAGGCCAGAACTCCCTCCcatcaaaacaggctgaaattacaggaattcttttcaaacagctcctacactaaaagggcattaacattattttcacaatattattccaacctcagtttggaaaaaatatataaaacagaaAAATCAAGTTTgattgcactgggcctttaaatgaTTTCAGTGAAAATGCCTTACACTACCATATCACTCATTCATCCATATTAGTTATTCAGTTCACCTGTTTTTTCATGTCCTGCTGCTTTTTGGGTCATATTTTTCAACACCAAAGAATGAATTCAAACTGACAGTTTGTAGGCTATAATCTGTTCTgccaaaagttaaataaaacttTTCAATGTTCCAAGACCCCCATACGCTCTTGGCTGATCTTTGATTGAAGACGGACACGTTTTTCCATCAGGTTGACCTTTTATTCTGAGAAGACACCTTAAACTCTTAAGGCCATTTTGGAAATGTCTTCTACATATTCATCAGAAATATTTGTGACACTCCATTCAGCATAGCCCACAACAATAGCAGCATTCTTATTTACTCACGTATATTCTGTTGTTCAAAGCCCCCTTCCCCACCAGGAGTAAGACTCTCTCTAGCCCTGTATGTTTGACTGCTTGTACTCATATCAACCAGGTGTGCATTTGACAAGGAtattctcacacatacacaccgggAGTGCATTCAACACACACAGAATCACATGCACACCTACTGtacacatggggggggggggggggaggcataCAAACACTGACTGTGGCCACACTGC from Salvelinus fontinalis isolate EN_2023a chromosome 29, ASM2944872v1, whole genome shotgun sequence encodes:
- the LOC129827875 gene encoding thioredoxin-related transmembrane protein 2-B-like isoform X2, yielding MFSKVANVILFFRLDIRLGIFYFSLCIAFVMTCKPPLYMGPEYIKYFSEKTIDEELNHDTRVTWIVEFYANWSPECQSFAPVFADLSLKYNCAGLRFGKIDAGRYGEVAQRYKVSTSPLAKQLPSLVLFQSGREVMRRPMVDNKCRAVSWTFSEENIIREFNLNELFEASKKIKKGRGEDNPLPPEGSEEPQPEPDTPAESKKDQ
- the LOC129827875 gene encoding thioredoxin-related transmembrane protein 2-B-like isoform X1, translated to MGLITGVIAFFYHLPQIYKWLFKPYYILSILMSSAFLILRKCPGLCENLNTEREDGNPCDFDWREVEILMFLSAIVMMKNRRAITLEQHAGNLFMFSKVANVILFFRLDIRLGIFYFSLCIAFVMTCKPPLYMGPEYIKYFSEKTIDEELNHDTRVTWIVEFYANWSPECQSFAPVFADLSLKYNCAGLRFGKIDAGRYGEVAQRYKVSTSPLAKQLPSLVLFQSGREVMRRPMVDNKCRAVSWTFSEENIIREFNLNELFEASKKIKKGRGEDNPLPPEGSEEPQPEPDTPAESKKDQ